The genomic DNA CCAATGGCTTCGGTTTGCTTTTTTAGTAATGTAACAGGTAAACCATGCATTGTAACTCTATTATAATGAGTGTTTATGCTAGTCACTAGCTTTTCAACCGAAAAATTTGAGTTTTTTAATAAATAATGTAATGCTAAAGCAGAGTCTTTTCCTGTACTCCAATTAAAATAAGTTTTAGCGCTCAATGTACATGTCTTTAGCGTGAGGTTTTAGGTCGTTACTATCAAAAATAGGTTTAATTATTTTACCAGGCGTTGTGTTTGCTGGTCTATTTGTAGCAGCGATGTTTGCTAAAGCTTCAGCTAAAAGTGGTTCGTTTTCATCACCTAAAATTCCTAAATTATTTATTTCTTCGCTAATAGTAATATCTGGCGTTAAACCGTTTGCAGGCACAACATCTTCATTTACATTAACACTTATAGCAACTAATGGTTGTAAAGCATAAGTGTGAATTGGGTTTACACCATTTCTCGTATAGTCTTCAGAATCGTATAAAGTTATTGAGGCTTGCGATTTTCCTACAGTTTCTGTACCAACATGTACAACATCGATATAAGAACTTAAACTATTAATAACCAATTCGCTTGCAGAGGCAGAAGCACTTGTGGCTAAAACGTAGACTTTATCTAAATTTAAGTTGTTAATTGTACCGCCATCAAAACTGTTAGTAAAATTAAAATCTGTATTATTAGCTTGTAACTGATCATTATAAATAAGTTTTGTAAAAGTTTGCCCATTAAATTGTCCTGTTACCATACTACCCATTAAAGTTGCCGTGTTAACCGAGCCACCTGGATTATAACGTAAATCTATAACTAAATGCTGTATAGCATTGGCTTGAAAGGTTGCAAAAGCATTATTTAAAGCTTGGTCAAAACTTCCTGTAAATCCATTGTACATTAAATACCCAACGTTTTCACCTTCTACTTGAAGAATTTCGGTTTTAAAAACTGGGTTTTCTGTGTATGGCGCTTTGCTTAAAGCAATACTTTCTGTTGTTTGCTCTATAGTATCATCATCTGTTTCTGGCGTTCCATTATCGTTATAGTTTGCTAAGTTTATTGTGTAGTTATCTTGGCTTAATAAACTTCTAAAATTGTTAACGGTTAGCGGTGTACCATCAATACCATAAAATAAATCGCCACGTTGTACGCCAGCATCTTCGGCACTTGTGTTTGGTAAAACATAACGTACGTAACCAAAAACATCGTCACTACCTTCAGTATATCTCAATAGGCCATATTCCATTCCGTTAGCAACACTTACACCTTGTTGTTGTTGCTCGAATGCAATATAATCACTTAAAATAAAGCTAAACCTATCAACATTTTGGCGATCAAAAATAAGGCTTTCAAATAGTGTTTCAGGAGTACTAAAACTATTTAAATACTCTGTATAATTGGCGCTGTTTCTTTTGTCTTCTACCAAAGCTGGCACTTCATCTCTATAAAGGTAAAATATATCCATAGCTCTATATACAAAGTCGTTAATAGATGAAGTTGATACATCATTATCATCAAAATCATCATTAAAACAACTAGTAATGTTAATAGTTATGAATGCTAAAAACAGAAGTCTTGCAATTTTTTTCATAGTATAATCTTTCTTTTCTTTAAATAGTCGTCCTTAAAAGTAATTACTTTTATTTAAATACCATAAAATATCTGTATTTACTAGATTAAAACCCTTTGTTTTATAGTAGATGTAAGTATAAATGTATTTATTAATAATAAAATTTAAAAAAGATTGTAACAAAATAATAAGTAGGTCGTCGTAATAACATAAACCAACCATAATTAATGACACAGTCAGAATTTATAAATATTGTGACGCCTTTTAAAGATAAAGTTTTTAGGCTAGCCAAGCGTCTTTTAGTTTCTACTGAAGAAGCAGAAGATGCAACGCAAGAAGTATTAATTAAACTTTGGAAGAATAAAAAAAAGATAAAAGAATATAATAATATAGAAGCGTTTTCTATGACTATGACAAAAAACTTTTGTTTTGATAAGTTAAAATCTAAGCAAGCGCAAAATTTAAAAATTGTACATAGTAACTATCAAGACCATAATGTTGCTTTACAAAAGCAAGTAGAGTTAAATGATAGTTTAGATTGGATAGGTAAGATTATGGAAGACTTACCAGAACAACAAAAAATGGTAGTGCAATTAAGAGACATTGAACAATACGATTTTAAAGAAATAGCAAAAATGCTTGATATGAATGAAACCGCAGTGCGTGTAACCTTATCAAGAGCTAGAAAAACAATAAGAGAAAAATTAACTAAAACCCACAATTACGGTGTTAAATAATATAGAACATTTATTAGAAAAGTACGAAAATGGTGAAACATCACTAAAGGAAGAAGCACAGTTAAAAAACTATTTTTCGCAAGAAACTGTCGCTCCACATTTAGAAATGTACAAACCAATGTTTCAATATTTTATAGTAAATAAAAAAGAACAGTTTACTAAAGATATTTCACTTCTTGAAGTTAATACAACAAAAAAGAAATTTAATTTTAAGTGGTTATCTATTGCAGCAGTAGCAGTTCTTATGCTATCAATCTTTGTATTTAATCCTACACAAAGTCAAGAAGATTTAATTACAGAGGCAGATAGAGCAGACTATGAAAATGCTAAAGCCGCTTTAGCTTTAGTCTCACAACATTTAAATAAAGCAACAGCGCAGGTAAGCTACTTAAAAGTAATTAATACAGCTGGCACGCAGGTTGATTATTTAAAAGAAATTAATGATCCTATGGGTCGCATATTTAATAATAACTAATTAAAAAAATAAAATTATGTACACAATAAATAAATTAAACACAATGAAAAAGTCCCTTTTAGTTTTCGCTTTCGCAATATTAATTATGCCATTTACAGCAATGGCTCAAAGCGATATTTTTAGTAAATACAGCGATAATAATGCAGTAACTTATGTCTCTATAAAGCCTAAAATGTTTCAAATGTTGGCTAAAATGGATATTAATACAGATGATAAAGAATCTCAAGAGTATATAAACATGGTAAATAGTATTACCAGTTTTAAAACCATCGCTACAGATAATAAAGCTATATCTGCAGATATTGCTAAATGGGTAAAATCTCGTTCAAATTCTTTAGAAGAGTTAATGGAAGTTAAAGATGATGGAATGCTTGTTAAATTCTATGTGAAAGAAGGAAAAGATAGCGATCACGTAGCAGAGCTTTTAATGTTTGTTAATGGTTTAGAAGGTATGATGAAAGATGGCGTAACTGTTAATGGTAAAAAAAGAACTATTGAAACTGTTGTAATTTCTTTAACGGGAGATATAGACTTAAATCAAATTTCTAAATTAACAAAGCAAATGGATTTACCAGGAGGCGATAAAATTGATAAAAAATAAAAACCACAATAACTATGAACACTAAATTTAAGACCATATTAGCTGTGTTTTTTTTAACTTTAGCTTTAGTAAGCTGTAAAGATGAAAAATCTATACAAACCTATGTTGTAGAGCACCAAGATAAACCAGAGTTTTTATCTTTAGATTTATCACCTAAAATGATAGATGTCTCTAAAATAGAGTTAGACGAAGATCAAGAAAAAGTATATAACTCATTCAAGAAAGTTAATATTATAGCATATAAAGCTATTGATGGAAACCAAGAACAATATACTCAGGAATTAGAAAAAGCAAAAGCTGTTTTTAAAAATGAAAAGTATAATGAGTTAATGGAGTTTAGCGATAATGGTATGAAATTTAGAGTTAATACTATTGGAGATAATGATACGGTAGATGAGTTTTTAGTATTAGCAAGTTCTAGCGATTTAGGTTTTGCGGTTGTTCGCGTATTAGGAGATGATATGCAACCAGAAAAACTATATAAATTAATATCGCAAATGCAAAATGCAGATGTAGACGAAAGTCAGCTGCAAAAGGTTATGGATTATTTTAAACAATAATTCATGTTTATATATTAGAGTTTATATGTTAATATATAAACAGAAAAAAGGACTGTTGGCGCAGTCCTTTTTTAATTTTTTATACTTCTAAATCTAAATCTAAATCTAAATATAGAAGCCTATTTAAAATTTGTTTTTACTTTAAAGAATCTTCTTGAGAATCTTTTAAATCTTCTTCATCCACATTCTTTTTTACTAAAAATAAATTTAAAATAACTAATATAACCAAACCACCTAAAACTAATTTAGTTATTATATGGTCTAATATATTTAAAAGACCACCAATAAAAAAAACAATGGCAATTACACCACATATTAGTAAAGATTGTGTGTTTGAAAACATTTTAGATACCTGTATAATTACTTGGTGATATAGCTTTTAATTCACTCTTAATAGCATCACTAACCTCTAAGGTATCAATAAAATTTGATATAGACGTTTTTGTAATTGCTTCGTTAGTTCTAGTTAATCCTTTTAATGCTTCGTATGGATTAGGGTAAGCTTCACGACGCAAAATAGTCTGTATAGCTTCTGCAACGACAGCCCAGTTATTTTCTAAATCTTGAGCAAATTTTGATGCGTTTAATAATAATTTACCTAAACCTTTAATTGTAGATTTAAAACCAATAAGTGTATGCCCAAAAGGGACACCAACATTACGTAAAACAGTACTATCTGTTAAATCGCGTTGTAGACGAGAAATAGGTAACTTGGCAGATAAATGCTCAAAAATAGCATTGGCTATACCTAAGTTTCCTTCAGAGTTTTCAAAGTCTATTGGGTTTACTTTGTGTGGCATTGCGCTACTTCCTACTTCGCCAGCCTTAATTTTTTGTTTAAAGTAGTCCATAGAAACATACGTCCAGATATCACGGTCTAAATCTATAATAATAGTATTTATACGTTTTAAGCCATCAAACAAAGCAGCCATATGGTCATAATGCTCAATTTGTGTTGTTGGAAACGAGTGATGTAGTCCTAGTTTTTCTTGAACAAAATTACTACCAAAAGTTTTCCAGTCTATATTTGGGTAAGCTACTTTGTGAGCATTAAAATTTCCTGTTGCACCACCAAACTTTGCAGCACTTGGGATATCGTTTAATAAATTAAACTGTTCTTCTAAGCGAGTTACAAAAACTTCAATTTCTTTTCCTAAACGTGTTGGCGATGCAGGTTGTCCATGAGTTCTTGCTAACATTGGGATATCTTTCCATTCTTCAGCAAGTTTTTTTAATTCTTTTAAAACATTTAAATATTCTGGAACATAAACAGCATTCATTGCCTCTTTTATACTTAAAGGAATAGCTGTATTGTTAATATCTTGAGAGGTTAAGCCAAAATGAATAAACTCTTTGTAATCTTGAAGATTTAAAACATCGAATTTTTCTTTTATAAAATATTCAACGGCCTTAACATCATGGTTTGTTACTTTTTCAATGTCTTTTATAGCTTGAGCATCTTCAGATGAAAAATCCTTATAAATCGTTCTTAACTCATTAAAAACTGAAGTGTCTATAGCAGATAGTTGAGGTAGAGGTTGTTCGCATAAAGCGATAAAATATTCTATTTCAACTAAAACGCGATATTTAATAAGCGCTTCTTCAGAAAAATAATGCGTTAAATTTTCTACTTTATTTCTATACCGACCATCAATAGGTGAGATGGCATTTAAGTTAGATAATGACATATTTGTGTGTTGTTGTGTTTCAATTTTGAAAGGCGTAAAGATAGGTAAGAAAGTTAAAAGTATAATGCTAAGTGTTAAAACTTTTATTTTAACTTTTTAAGAATTTGCCTTGCGCGAGCTTTAAAGCCAGAACTTTGCATTTGGTAGTCGCGTTCTAGAATTAAAACCAATTCTGGATGGATCCAGCTGTACTCTTGACCTAAAAGAAATAAACTATTCATAGCATAGGCTTTAGGTGCAATTTTGGCATCATTAATCATCCAATCAAAACAAGCTTCGGTAATTTTCTCTCGATGTTTTGAACTTAATGCTTCCTTAATTTTAGTATTATTTTTACCGTAATAAGCTACTGTTAAGTATTCACAAACTTTAGCAACAGGCCTAACTGCCGAGTCTAAATGAACTTTATGTATATTTTGTGTAAAAGTATCCAAATATGGGATAATTTCTTCTAGGTTTTCACCACACAAAAACTCAAAAACCCAAGCGGCTCGAGGAGATATTTTATCATCGACCATAAATAAAATCTCTAGTAACTTAGGTATTAAGTTTGGATTATTAATAATTAAGTTAGCATAATACAAGCGTTTTTCACGAGAATGATTAACGTAATTTAATTCTTGATATAGCGTTTCTAATGTCAAAAGGATTTTTATTACTTTTAAACCCTAAATGTAATAAAAATGAAAATTGTTAAAAAGGGTTTCCTAGTTTTACTTGTAATATTTGTAGTCGCTCAGTTTTTTGGGCCAGAAAAAAATGATGGCAGTATGGAATCTGTTTCGGCTTTTTTAGAAGAAACAAAACCATCTCCAGAAGTTAAAAAAATATTAGAAGAAAGTTGCTTTGATTGTCACAGTAACGCGACACGCTATCCTTGGTATAATAATATTACACCTGTAAATTATTGGATGGCAGATCATGTAGCGCATGGTACAAAGCATTTTAATGTTTCTACATGGAACGGTTATTCTATAAAAAGAAAAGACCATAAAATTGAAGAACTTATAGAAATGGTAGAAGAAAAAGAAATGCCTTTACCATCTTACACATGGACGCATAACGAAGCAAAACTAACAGATGAGCAAATAACAGCTGTTTTAGAATGGGCAAAACGTGTTAGAATGGCTTATGCCTTAGCGCCAAGACCAGAGTAATAAT from Lacinutrix sp. 5H-3-7-4 includes the following:
- a CDS encoding S41 family peptidase codes for the protein MKKIARLLFLAFITINITSCFNDDFDDNDVSTSSINDFVYRAMDIFYLYRDEVPALVEDKRNSANYTEYLNSFSTPETLFESLIFDRQNVDRFSFILSDYIAFEQQQQGVSVANGMEYGLLRYTEGSDDVFGYVRYVLPNTSAEDAGVQRGDLFYGIDGTPLTVNNFRSLLSQDNYTINLANYNDNGTPETDDDTIEQTTESIALSKAPYTENPVFKTEILQVEGENVGYLMYNGFTGSFDQALNNAFATFQANAIQHLVIDLRYNPGGSVNTATLMGSMVTGQFNGQTFTKLIYNDQLQANNTDFNFTNSFDGGTINNLNLDKVYVLATSASASASELVINSLSSYIDVVHVGTETVGKSQASITLYDSEDYTRNGVNPIHTYALQPLVAISVNVNEDVVPANGLTPDITISEEINNLGILGDENEPLLAEALANIAATNRPANTTPGKIIKPIFDSNDLKPHAKDMYIER
- a CDS encoding RNA polymerase sigma factor, producing MTQSEFINIVTPFKDKVFRLAKRLLVSTEEAEDATQEVLIKLWKNKKKIKEYNNIEAFSMTMTKNFCFDKLKSKQAQNLKIVHSNYQDHNVALQKQVELNDSLDWIGKIMEDLPEQQKMVVQLRDIEQYDFKEIAKMLDMNETAVRVTLSRARKTIREKLTKTHNYGVK
- a CDS encoding DUF4252 domain-containing protein → MKKSLLVFAFAILIMPFTAMAQSDIFSKYSDNNAVTYVSIKPKMFQMLAKMDINTDDKESQEYINMVNSITSFKTIATDNKAISADIAKWVKSRSNSLEELMEVKDDGMLVKFYVKEGKDSDHVAELLMFVNGLEGMMKDGVTVNGKKRTIETVVISLTGDIDLNQISKLTKQMDLPGGDKIDKK
- a CDS encoding DUF4252 domain-containing protein, with translation MNTKFKTILAVFFLTLALVSCKDEKSIQTYVVEHQDKPEFLSLDLSPKMIDVSKIELDEDQEKVYNSFKKVNIIAYKAIDGNQEQYTQELEKAKAVFKNEKYNELMEFSDNGMKFRVNTIGDNDTVDEFLVLASSSDLGFAVVRVLGDDMQPEKLYKLISQMQNADVDESQLQKVMDYFKQ
- the purB gene encoding adenylosuccinate lyase, with translation MSLSNLNAISPIDGRYRNKVENLTHYFSEEALIKYRVLVEIEYFIALCEQPLPQLSAIDTSVFNELRTIYKDFSSEDAQAIKDIEKVTNHDVKAVEYFIKEKFDVLNLQDYKEFIHFGLTSQDINNTAIPLSIKEAMNAVYVPEYLNVLKELKKLAEEWKDIPMLARTHGQPASPTRLGKEIEVFVTRLEEQFNLLNDIPSAAKFGGATGNFNAHKVAYPNIDWKTFGSNFVQEKLGLHHSFPTTQIEHYDHMAALFDGLKRINTIIIDLDRDIWTYVSMDYFKQKIKAGEVGSSAMPHKVNPIDFENSEGNLGIANAIFEHLSAKLPISRLQRDLTDSTVLRNVGVPFGHTLIGFKSTIKGLGKLLLNASKFAQDLENNWAVVAEAIQTILRREAYPNPYEALKGLTRTNEAITKTSISNFIDTLEVSDAIKSELKAISPSNYTGI
- a CDS encoding heme-binding domain-containing protein: MKIVKKGFLVLLVIFVVAQFFGPEKNDGSMESVSAFLEETKPSPEVKKILEESCFDCHSNATRYPWYNNITPVNYWMADHVAHGTKHFNVSTWNGYSIKRKDHKIEELIEMVEEKEMPLPSYTWTHNEAKLTDEQITAVLEWAKRVRMAYALAPRPE